Genomic DNA from Garra rufa chromosome 18, GarRuf1.0, whole genome shotgun sequence:
aatcgctcaaaactcctaaaccgtcagtcgcaggctcaatGGTCTTATGGTGAAATTTTCGGGTATTTTGGatattttgaaaaacctacttttgcgaactggTCCTTGGTTTTTCACCCGAtgggaaccaaaccagtgcataaAGATTTTCTGGAGAGTGATTATCAGTatcaattatcaaaaaaagttgatcTTTTGACTCACCATTGCAATGGCATGCCAAAACTTTTAAAAAGGGCAGGGCCAATGCCTTTAAATTCAGAATGGATTGAGATATCTATGCCAACACTTATGTAAAACCTCATTCTGAGGTCACATGACATAAATCAGGGGGCTTGGGCACTTGGCAgcactataagagggaaaaaaaacgaGGACAGTTGCGTATCTCAATAAAACATGTCCGCCACTGGCTGATGAACAaccggacaactttgcctttagaaccactcctgtcaatcaaatcatttgttaaatgattaagaagatgtaaaaaaataataataataataataaaataccttTGCAAACTAAtcctaggttttttgcaaaaaaaaaattctggaaaaattgcagtacaattctctggactctctaagtcaataattatcaaaaaatgttgaaatttacacTTTGGGAAGCTATATCGGGGTCTTTTAGAAAAATTTACCCCAAAtgctataaagcctaaaggaaaactcaaaacttcacaacctggtgagcacatgcaatggggattctaaacaagcacgcaaagttttaaggagatcggaccacagctggtgctataacagtcataaacatttaaaacaatatttctatggtaaattacctggatttgccaaaaatgcttttttaaatcattgatttaggtggttacaggttTGCTACTGTATATgttcttttttcatatgtgcttaaaaaccctgataatcgctgcttgcagctatatttattataaatgttgaagcTAGTTatgttgtttaatatttttgtggaaaccttgaCACATTTTTTTCAGAACTTGTTGATGAaaagaatgttcaaaagaacagcattcatttaaaatagaaatctgctgtaacattataaatgtccttactCTCACTTTTGTTTCTGTCCCTTTTCTGCATCTCTTTAGGGAGAGGTGGGCCCGCCTGGTAAACCGGGCCCTGAGGGCGGCTTTGGCACTCTTGGACCTGCTGGTCCACGGGGAATAACTGTAATGGGCAAAGTGGTACGCCTACACTTGTTCTACAGAGATGATCAAATGTATTTTAGCATTTGGAACCGATTTAAACCTCTCTCTTTATCTTAATAAGGGTCCACCAGGAGCTAGAGGAGAAAAGGGAGATATCGGAAGGCCTGGGAGCCAGGTGTGTTTTTAACATCCATCTTATAGGCCATGGTTATAGCTAATcgcattaatgtttttttttttctctggtaTGTCTCACATTTTTTACTTTGCATTCATAGGGTTTACCAGGGCCTCCTGGTCAAAAAGGTGAAGAGGGCAAGCCTGGTCCTCAGGTCTGTGGTTTGGCAGTTATTGTCTAGAGCTGGGAAAATAAATCGATGCATTGTGAATCAGGAAATGATTCTGCATCGGTTCTGAGATTTTCTGAATGCATCGTGATTTTTTTCTCGAATCGATTCTTAGCttcatttttaacagcagatgccACTAGATGTATTAGAAACAGCtgtactctgcttgcttccaattccttaaatacacttgaacctaaaataatcaaTCATAAAGTTCGAAAAGGTTGGAGCGAATTACAAgggtgttcacagtgggctgtgtttacattaatctcaCATCATAAAAACATTCTGAGCCGAGGTGCAATTACATgacttttaaaggagaagttcactttcagaacaaaaatgtacagataatttactcacccccttgtcatccaagatgtttgtctttctttctttagacgtaaagaaattatgttttttgaggaaaacatttcaggatttctctcaatatagtggacttcaatggtgcctacgggtttgaacttccaaaatgcagtttaaatgcagctaaacgatCCCATCTGAGGAAGAAGCATCTTATCTattgaaacgatcggttattttctaaacatttttttgacaatttatatactttttaacctcaaatctcattttctcctccaactttaaaagcatcctacatcgctgcagaaataccgatccagtgtttacaaagtaaatgtgcaaagaagatcaaagaccctttataaaaaaaaggtaaaacagcaatgtagggcaattttaaagctggaggagaaaatgagatgggagtttttcgacataccctaactgtacaggcagagctagacaagagatACATTTGAggttacaaattaaataaattgtaaattttttaaagaaattaaccgattgttttgctagaaaagagccctttgaagctgcatttaaactgcattttggaagttcaaattcgggggcaccatagaggtccactatatggagagaaatcctgaaatgttttccacaaaaaacataatttctttacgactgaagaaagaaacacatgaacatcttggatgacaagggggtgagtaaataatctgtaaatttttgttctggaagtgaacttctttaaacaCTCTTCTTTGTGAGTATTTGAGTGTGTGGCTAAAAACTAGATTTGAGtgtcatctgctgttaaaaagcTCAGAATCAATTCTTGAGAGAATCGTGATGTATTCGTAAAATTTCAGAATCGATCCATAAATCACAATGCATCGATTTATTGCTGCAGCCCTATTATTTTCCTTTGTTTATTTGAAATGTTCAGTCTGTCATTGATCTTTCTTTCCTTAAATCACCCACAGGGCACCAGAGGAGTGGAGGGAAATATCGGTGGCCCAGGAATCCCAGGACCAAGAGTAAGACAGGCTTACTTATACGCATTCGAGCAATATTTCATACTATACATGCGTTCACTGCagtcttttttttacatttctgtacACTTTGTAGGGTTTCCAGGGTATGCCTGGTCATCCAGGCCCAGTGGGAGAGAGAGGGCCATTAGGTCTTGTAGGGCCCACTGTGAGTAAAGTTGTGCTTTATTACACTTTATGGCCTTTATCTATACAATCCAACTGAGATAGATGTCCAGAAAAGGCTTAAAATATTTGAAAGAGTTAAATAGAGATTGGTTAAAGAGAGAGGGCActcaaaaacgaaaattctgtcattaattattcacccttatgttgttccaatccTTCGTTCGAGACCTTCGTTCATGTTCAcatcacaaattaagatagttttgatgaaatccgagagctttctggccctgcatagacagcaacgcacctcaaacattcaagacccagaaaggtaataaggacatggttaaaattatccatgttacatcagtggttcaaccgtaatgctaTAAAGTTACAAGGACACTTAAcattttcttctcttccgtgtcggTCTTTGACGCGCGTTCAGGAGAGTACCataaggtcagaaagctctcggacttcatcaaaaaaaaaaaaaaaatcttaatgtgtGTTTTGAagctgaacaaaggtcttatgggtttggaacgacatgagggtgagtaattaatgacagaattttcatttttgactgaactatttctttaatgttAAGTTTATGTTCCACTCTTTCACAGGGTCTTCCTGGAAGTAAGGGTGAGAGAGGAGAAAAGGTAGGTTACAGTAGGACATCTTTGCTATATGCAAACTTTAAAATAGATTTAGTTTGTTTTAATAGTTATTCTGTTTATTAGGGTGAGCCACAGTCTCTTGCCATGATCTACCAGCTTGTTACACAGGCCTGTGAAAAGCTTGTGCACAGTATGTAGCATATTTACTACATCCATTTGAATTGTAAATGTagaatttaaatgcagctttaatggGAATCTTCGCCTGAGTATCTGCTAACTGTGTTCTAGATGAAGTGCTGAAGTTGGATGCTTTTCTGAACGAGATGAATCGGAAACCAGTGCCCATCCAGGAACCATTAGCACCACCAGGAGAGCCTGGGATACCAGGGGGAAGGGGGCCACCTGGATCCCGAGGCTCTCAGGGTCGACAAGGAAGCAGAGGGGAGTCTGGGAGACCAGGGTACCCTGGTGAACAGGGTAAGCCTTGACACTTTCATTTCTTTGGAGATGCAAACTGATAGAAAAACACCACATCTGATGGTTGGCATTAGACACATTAGTTTTTTAATTCAATTTCTGTATTATGTTATGGAAGTAGTTCTGTGGTTTAACTTCTAGGACGCAGAGGGATGCCTGGTGAAAAGGGCTCTCCAGGAGCAAATGTGGTGGGACCACAAGGAATAAAAGGTTTTGCAGGTATTGAAATATAATATTTGTGTATCAGAAAAtgtgtttgtatattttttaaagaggtcttcATTATTTATATCATTGTATTTAGGTTTCTGTACCAAAAGTATTAAACCTTTTTCATGATAAAACAAATACAGCAAAAACGAATATGTAGAAACCGTGAAGGtttaaaagagcagcatttatttgaaatataaatcttttttaataAGATAAAagtctgtcacttttgatcaaattactgaataaaagtattaatttctttaaaaatctgaCTGATATCAAatgtacgctaccagtcaaatgtttttgaacagtaagatttttttttgttttttaaagaagtctcgtctgctcaccaagcctgcatttatttgatccgaagtacagcaaaaacagtacaattttgaaatattttactatttaaaataactgttttctatttgaaattttgaatatatttaaaatgtaatttactcctgtgaattcaaagctaaatttttagcatcattacacatgatccttcagaaatcattccaatattctgatttgctgctcaaaaaatgtattattattataatgttatacatttttcaggtttcttcgattaataaaaagtttagaagaacagcatttatctgaaatagaaattgttTGTACACTAtacatatctttatcatcacttttaatcaatttaaagtatattagctaaacaaaaatattaatttctatacccccccccccaaaaaaaaaaaaaaaaactaaaatattatactgactccaagcgtttaaatggtatagtgtataatgttacaaaagctttttattttagataaatgctgatctttgggtctttctacacaccaaagaatcctgaaaaaaaaatgtactcaactgttttaaatattgatactgatttttgaacagcaaatcagcatattagaatgatttctgaacgatcatgtgatactgaaaacTGGATCAAATGAtgctgaataaattacattttaaaatatattcaaatagaaagcagttattttaaatagtaaaaacatttcgcaatattactgcttttgctgtactttggatcaaataaattcaggcttggtgagcagaagagacttcttaaaaaaacataaaaatcttactgtccaaaaacttttgactggtatttttattacaattaaattaaaatttattaaacACAAAAATCTATGCAAAATAgagatttaaaaaattaagatatgtttAAAAAAACTTCTGAAAATGATTCCTGTTACTTTACATAATGCATTAAGTGTTAATTGCACTACTATTTATGTCTACTTATCCAGGACCTCCAGGTGAAACTAAAATAGGAGAACCAGGTCCCAAAGGTGAGGATGGTAAAGTAGGACCTCCAGGTTTTCCAGGAATTTCAGGTCAGCAAGGAGAAATGGGACCCCCTGGTGTATGTGACAGCAGTGGATGTTATCAAGGACCCCCAGCTGCAGGTGAAGTATTGTGTCATTGCGACCACCATACAAAACAATGTAAGCTCATGTCTGACCTGTGGATTTGTATCATTTTTCAGAGGATCCATATCTTGGATATCAGCCTTGAGTTGAGAAGTTACTGTTTTACTTCAGCACTGCCAGACAAATTTCTTTAAAGACACTTAATGGATAAAGAGATTCTGCCAGACGTTGCCTTTGAATGAGCCTGTTGATGGACTCTTTTGACTTCATTTTCTCCATATGGTAGCTGATTTCAGTTCAGTACTCCTGTTCTGAGATCAACAAAGCACTGATCATCCTTGACCCTGTCTTTTACCCAGTATTCAGCCTGATCTACTGCTACGAGACCACAGTAGATTCAAGTAGAGAACTTTTTTTGCAGCACAGAGGAAATCACAACACACTCAGACTCTATTTTACAGAGACAGATATTTTGGTATCCAGACGAGGAACTAGTGTGTTACCGAACAACAGCTTAAATCCGCACTAAGAATGTTtgaaatatttgactttattttattgtatttaatgcaCTGTATGTGTTTTAAATGTATATTGTTGAAGGCATATTACTTGCAATGTTTTCCATTCCTATTTCTTGACCTGTTCCTTCCTGGTTTTTGTgtcaagtgtttttttattatgaaatgAGCAATATTTTGCAAGAGCAATACATATGTTAATATGAAATACACTGTGATATTATATTAATTGTCTTTTTACCTATGCAGAAGTGCTGTCAATAGTATTTTATAGGATTATACTAAGTGAACAGTTTTTTTGTGTTAATAACTGTATGAAATGAAAGGTTAAAGATAAAAAAGTCGACTCACCTGAGATCTATCATGCTGTGTCATTGAAATGGTTACTATTCGCATTCACCGAAAAACAATGacattttttagaaagaacacAAAATACCATTTTCACAAGCGTAATTCTGCATGCATTGACTGTATTTAATTACAATCAATCTTTCAAAAGCAaacctttttttgtaatatatatacactaccagtcaaaagttttgaacagtaagatttttagggttttttaaagaagtctcttctgcttactgcattaatttgatccaaagtacagcaaaatccatgaaactttgaaatatttttactatttaaaataactgttttctatctgaatataattttaaaatgtaatttattcctgtgatgtgatcaaagctacattttcagcatcattactccagtcttcagtgtcacaaatcattgtcagaaatcattctaatatgctgttcaagaaacatttattgttattattattattatcaatatttaaaacagttgagtacatttttttcaggattctttgatgaatagaaagttccaaagaacagcatttatctgaaataaaaagcttttgtaacattatacactataccgaATCAGtattattttctacttttttggtaagaaaatgatagaaattaatgcttttaatcCAGGTgcttttagcaaggatgctttaaattgaccaaaagtaatgataaagacatgtttaatgttgcaaaagatttctgtttcacataaatgctgttcttctgaacgttctattcaccaaagaaacctgaaaaaattctactcagctgttttcaacataataataataataaatgtttttgagaagcaaatcagaatattagaatgatttctgaaggattgtgtggctggggtaatgatgctaaaaaattcagctttgaaatcacaataataaattacattttaaaatatatttaaaaagaaaaggttgttacaaatagtaaaaatagtgtacttttttttggatcaaataaatgcacgctttgtgagcagaacagacttctttaaaaaaaaatcgtagtgttcaaaaacatttgactggtagggtAGTTTCAGATGACTTAATTGCTGAACCACTTAAATAAACAACATTGCAATTTTGAGTATTTTATGTGGAAAGCCTTATAACTCAATGTAAATGACAAGTCATCGCAATGAATATCATTGCTAGACTGAGACACAAACCAAAAAGAAATCATTTTCCATTATTTTTTCCTGGATGTGCCAACTACGGGGTTAATTACTGTTGCACTGTTGTACTGATTTCTTAAATAAGAAATTATTCCAATGCGCAGTGTATCTAACACTCAACTTTCCTGCATATTAAAACTTTAAACGAATAAAACCTTAGGGTTTGTTCAACTGTACAAAACAATTGTTGGATGTTTTTTCACTCTATTTAAACTGGTGAAATATGTGCTTCGGAACCAAAGGATGGAGCAAGCGATTTCCTCGGACAACGTACCTGATGTAAACATCCGGTATAGTACGTCGGAGACGCCAACATGGCGAGCAGGAGAGGTAATGCGAAGAGCGGGGAGAAGTCTGACAAATATTCTATTCTGCTGCCAACCTACAATGAAAGAGAAAACCTCCCATTGATTGTGTGGTTGCTGGTGAAGTACTTCGGCGAGAGGTAAGTGTGCTGTTCTATACAGTCAATGACAATAGGCGAGAACCAGAAGTCCTAATGATGAGCTGTCAGTGTAATCACCGGATTAAGAGTCCCTAAGATGACTTAGATGGCCGTGTTTTAATACAGTGGTTATAACTACGAGATCATAGTGATTGATGATGGCAGTCCAGACGGAACGCTGCAGATCGGTGAACAGCTGCAGAAGATCTACGGCGCTGACAAGATTGTGAGTTGTGCGTTAGAATATAAAATACATGACAGACAGCTTGTCGAAAAGAATCATAAAAATCTGACATCTCTTTTCTTTTTAGCTCTTGAGACCGCGAGCAAAAAAACTGGGATTAGGTAAAATGTCTCATATTTTTAAATACTTCTTAGAGCTAACGTTATAGGAATAGCGCGATTGACGTTCATGTCATTTCAGGAACGGCTTACATTCACGGCATAAAACACGCGTCTGGAAACTTTGTTATCATTATGGACGCAGATCTCTCACATCATGTAAGTATTCTTCTGTTGTATACTGTTTTGTACCTGCTTAAGTGAATCCTGTGGTATTCAGGGATCCCACCGAGGTGGAAATACTGGaaatatttgcatatatttctcTTGGATAGAGTACAATTGTTaatgttaacatgctaacaagtcttactgatctcgGTTCTTTTCAGTAAGTCTATGGAAGCTCATTTCCACCACATAAGACGAAAGTCATTGGTAAACCATAttaataagataaaatgtcatAATTAGAACATAGAGAGTCAAAACTGTGAGAAGCTGTCGTAATTATAAGGGGAAAAAACAGGATTATGAAATACTTAGACACATTTATGATATTTAGACTTTTGTCTCAACATTGGGGTTTATCTTATTATATCTCTCAATCTCAAACTTTTTGTCATTAATATGACCTTTTTATGGCAGCAATTGCCTTCCGTTAAATTAAAGTAGTTCTCAAAATTAGTCTGACTCCTTAGCGAaatagttaaaggagtagttcactttcagaacaaatatttacagacaatgtactcacccccttgtcatccaagatgttcatgtctttctttcttcagtcgtgaggaaattgatttttgaggaaaacatttcaggatttctctccatgtaatggacttctatggagcccctgagtttgaacttccaaaatgcagcttcaaacggctctaaacaatcacagcccaGGAAAGAAGTAtcggtaattttctaaaaaaaaaaaaaaacgtatatacttttaacctcaaatgcttgtcttgtctagctctgtgtgtactctgtgtagagattaaggagtatataaattgcaaatgtttttagaaaataactgattgtttcgctagataagactcttcttcctcgactgggatcatttagagccctttgaagctgcatttaaactgcattttggaagttcaaacttgggggcaccatagaagtccattatatggagagaaatcaacAGGAGCATTTGCGTACATTAAGTTTTTTTTGCTTCTTCCTCACAGCCAAAGTTTATCCCACAGTTCATTAAGTAAGTCATTTTCTTTCAATTACCTTATGCCTCTGCTGTTAAAAGACTTTTTAACTGCTCGTTGTATTATGTAGTGTAGTTTTACTGTAATAACATTATCATGTGGACTCGTATAGCAGTCAGTCAtgaattttttatttgtttagaaaACAGAAAGAGGGTGGATATGATGTGGTTTCTGGAACAAGGTACAGAGGAGACGGTGGTGTGTATGGATGGGATCTGCGCCGGAAACTGATCAGGTATGTGACTGGAAAATATCACCTGACTGAGAAACTACATTGCTGtccagtttgggatcagtaagattttttaaataagtaatttttgctaatcaatgctgcatttatttgattaaaagtacagaattaacagtaatattgtgaagtattattgcaatttaaaataacgtatattctatttgaatatactttaaagtataatttattcctgtgatgcaaagctgaattttcagcatcattactccagtcttcagtgtcacatgatccttcagaaatcattctaatatgctgatttattattatcattgataataaatgggcatattagaatgatttctgaagactcaggtgacactaaagactggagtaatggctgatggaaattcagctttgcgtgacagaaataaattatattttaaagtatattcaaataaaaacctattattttaaattgcaataatatttcataatataactttttctgtatttttgttcaagTAAATGGAACTGGAAAAAacgtaaaaatcttactgatcccaaacttttgaatagtagtgtatgttTTGTATTAATATCCAGCCTATTAGAAATTTGAGTCTGTATGTATTACGACCATTTATACACACTTTTCATGTGTAATTGAATTTATGGCACAAGATCACATTTCTGACTGTTTCCTTTTAGTCGAGGTGCAAACTTTATCTCACAAGTGCTGCTCAGACCAGGAGCATCTGATCTCACAGGGAGTTTTAGGTAAgtgcattttaataaattaatctttctttcttttattaaacattgtGGGGTTTTTTTAATGCTACAGTATTGCATTACCATGTCCTATCATGTGTTCTACATTTCAGGCTCTATAAGAAAGAGGTTCTTGAAAAACTCGTAGAGCAGTGTGTGTCAAAAGGCTATGTGTTCCAGATGGAGATGATTGTCCGTGCTAGACAACTGGGCTTTACTGTTGGAGAGGTTAGCACACATCTCTCATTCCACATTTCCTATAAATCTTGTTATTACTTAACTTAAGTAATTAGTCAATTAAATATAGTTTAGATCAGGGGCTCTCAGCTCTGGCCTGCGAGATCtgttttcctgcagagtttatctccaACCTCGATCAAACTCAACTACCTGCaactttctagtgatcctgaagaccttgatgaACTTGTTCAGGTGTTTTGATTAGGAAAATGGATCTTTCAAagcagagttgagaacccctggttTAGATTATgtgtttacactaccagtcaaaagtgtttgaactgttggatttttaaagtttttttttttttaagaagtcttctgctcaccaagcctgcatttatttgatccaaagtacagcaaaaacagtaaaattttgaaatatctaTACATGCGTTTATTTATACgcaagtgtgtgtgttttttttttaatccatttcaaagtattattgttatttattatctAAAAGTGGTCTTATCTGTCTATCACACAGGTTCCTATTTCATTTGTGGACCGTGTTTATGGGGAGTCCAAATTGGGTGGAAATGAAATAGTCTCCTTCCTGAAAGGATTGCTTACTCTTTTTGCCACTACATGACCTTTGACCTCATTTGGTTGTTTAGTTTTGTGATATACGGTCACAGCACTTACCACTGCAGTGGAACTGGAATTCATGCTTTCCAAGTAACAAGTTCATTCGATGAGTTATTTGTCCCATATCTGGCTTGGATTTACCACTTTCCATCTTCCAATTAGTTTGGTTAATTACTAgactatattttgaaatgtacaataaaatgtaaaaaaaaaatctacattttaataaaatggaCCAAATTTGAGAAagatgcctttttttttttcctttttttttttttttttttaaagtgctaacacttacagtggtggccaaaattagaacactagtattttcaccagctaaaaaaatggttttgctgtagtgtgtcagtaggagaTATCAATTTATACATTCATTGTAATAattcagtgagatttttgtttgcacaatgagtctgacaacagccattgctccacacagagatctgatctcatcatcatccagtctgtctggaatgacattaagaaacagaacaaactaaaacagactaaatccagaaggactgtggcaacatctccaagatgctttaagagtCCTACCTGCGAAGCTACCTGGAAAACTATGCGCAGCTgaacctagggcaaaagctgcttcaAACACAGAGGATGGTCACACTAAATGTTGATTTGATTTAGTTAACAGAAgctaattgataaagaaaatctattcatAATCAATTAATGGcaatatttttgacagcatcctcaatATTTttgacattgccacagttcttctggatttagtctgtctcagtttgtccTGTTTTCttaattccagacagactggatgatggg
This window encodes:
- the dpm1 gene encoding dolichol-phosphate mannosyltransferase subunit 1, whose product is MASRRGNAKSGEKSDKYSILLPTYNERENLPLIVWLLVKYFGESGYNYEIIVIDDGSPDGTLQIGEQLQKIYGADKILLRPRAKKLGLGTAYIHGIKHASGNFVIIMDADLSHHPKFIPQFIKKQKEGGYDVVSGTRYRGDGGVYGWDLRRKLISRGANFISQVLLRPGASDLTGSFRLYKKEVLEKLVEQCVSKGYVFQMEMIVRARQLGFTVGEVPISFVDRVYGESKLGGNEIVSFLKGLLTLFATT